Below is a genomic region from Prunus persica cultivar Lovell chromosome G3, Prunus_persica_NCBIv2, whole genome shotgun sequence.
CTTCGAAACCTTAATTGCCCTCCCAATCGCTGCTCTTCGCGCCACCACCGCCTCCCTCTTCGATTCTCATACCGCCATCCAGTGCTGCCTCCTCCGCCGCCGCAACAAGCCTCGCCGCAGAAAacgacaattcaggttctctAAGCTCATCCAATGGCTCATTTCTTTTGCCCTCTTCGTCGTAGTCTACGAGAGCATCGGCCTCGTCTCTGTCCCGGCTTTTGCACTTGCCTGCTTCGTCGCCTATGCCCTTGGTTGCAGAAGCATATTAATCGATCCTGGCGTTGCAACCACACTCTCGGCAATCTCGTCCGTACGTAGACTAAAATCCAAGAACAACAATGACAAGAGTAACAATAGCTCTGGCTCTGCTAATTTGGGCGGCAAATTTAGCCGGTACATTACTTGTTTGATGCTCAACAGGTTGAAGACGACGGTTGCGATTGGCTTGATCATGGTTATGATTGTTGGGTCTGTGTTTGGTTTCGTTTTCTTTTCGTATAAGATCGCAATGGAAGGGAAGGGCGCtgtgatttcactcaaagcccaTTTGGAAGAGATGAACTATAATTATGCAGAGAGGGTTGGATTTAAGAGATGGATGAATGAGAACCAAATCCCAGAATTGATTGATAATTACGCCACCAAATTTTACGAGACCGTCTCACAGAACATCGATTCTTTGGCGGCGCATTACAATGTGACCGAGGTTGTGGACAGCGTGAGGCATTATTTGAGCACTAATCACGACCATAATCCCATGTCGCAGAGTAATAAATCGGAGGCCGTCGATGTTTCGAGTATTAGCAGGAATGGTGATTATCTTAATCATCAGCATGAACAAATGATTAGCAACAGTAATGTTCATGTTCAGCCTAATTTGTCGGACAAGTTGCATAGCATCCAATCGAGGGTGAAGAACAGAGAATGGGGAGTGATTTATAAGGATATTGACCGGGTGTTTAGAGAATTCAAGGCTTTGATTGCTTTGATTGCCAGGGAAGATTTAGCAGAGAAAACCAAATCATTTTTATTACAGGGTCTGGACGTCTCAAGAAGGGTACTTGCTAGTGGTACCATGGTTTTGGCGGGAGGTGCAAATTTGTTGTTCTTCATGGCAGTCTCTCTGGTTTCAGGAGCCGCTGGattgttcaatttcttcttcgaATTGACAGTGTTCTTCTGGCTCTTGTACTACCTGATCACCACTGATTCCGGCGGCGTTATGGATCATGTCCTGGGGATGCTGCCGCTTTCCAAATACACGAGGGTTCGATGCGCCCAAGTGCTTGATCATGCTGTGAGCAGTGTGCTGTTGGCAGCTGCTAAGGTCACATTCTTTCAAGGGTGTCTCACATATCTCTTGTTCAGATTCTACCGCATCCATTTCCTCTACATGTCTACCTCCCTTGCCCTGATGAGTGCCGTTTTGCAAATAACGCCGGCTTGGCTTCTGTCGATCCCGGCAGCGCTGCAACTGGCCATGGAAGCAAGATATATAGATGCCATTTTGTTGACGGTAATTCATCAGATACTGTTGGAGTATGGCACAACTGCCATCCAAGATGAGATCCCGGGACAGAATGCCTACCTCACTGGCCTTAGCATACTTGGTGGCATTGCTCTTTTCCCATCCATGTTGGAAGTAAACTTTCCTCTTGCCAgacttttaattattaattattatattgcATGCACATTCTTCTCAGTTAAAGTTAAATTAACAGCATGAATGAATGGAGTTTGAAttgcctttttgtttttgtaattacAGGGAGCGATTATGGGTCCTTTGCTGATGACAGTGATGATTGCCTTCAAAAATCTATATGTAGAATTCGTCCTTGCTTCTGGAACTAGAGAGGAAACCAGTGCCCGTTCATACaattaagttttcttttttcttcttaaaaaaTTGTTAAGAAGGAGAATATGATGACAGTCCTATATACATAACCTACCTAGAGTCATACAATTGTCCTCCTTATTAAGTGAAATgagtgtgtgtatatatatagccaAAGTTTTGAACAcagagaaaatatatatgccCCTGCTGTGGATAGATTACTCTGGTCATGTGTGTCCGTACTCTCCTCTCCGAAAAGCTAGACGCACCGAAACTTGATTGTCGTGCAACGCCCCAACTCACTGAAATCTCAAACGTACATGTCATGTCATCTCTACATTGCCAAGTTCTGAGACTATTTCCAAAGTATTGGGCCGACTTTTGGATATCAACATTTTATTGCAGTTTCTCCACCAACAGCAACAGGTAAGGCTCCCTGCTCAGAAGCATACATTATAGGATATCAAACGTACAATAGAATAGATACTACAAAATTAAATCTAGAAAATGAAAGTACTCCAGGACTGCTAGCTACAGGGCGTATGTACCTTACATAACTCACTGTATCCTCCTCAACCAAGCTTCTTAGTTTTCATTGAAGCACCCAACCGCTTTCAAAAGTGTTGAGTACTTCAACTGCAAGAATTGCGAGCATCGATATCTTTCAGTAAACATACAAAACTGATATTGATAAGTATTAATTCACTGTAAATTCAACAATACTTAACACTGGAAGGAAACCCTAAAGTACCTCGTCTTTAATGTTAAACCACGCATCCAACAGTAAATTCGAAGTAAAAcatttgtccaatttgataTCATGTTTTAAATTAgtcaaaatattataatagaaGAAACCATTAACAATCACAATATGCCTATAATTTGATTGGGGCTTTAgcctcttccttctcttcaaaCAGACATGGACAAAGATGTTGCCACTAGCTAAACGGAGAGGCTTTCTTGCTACCCCTAAAAACACATAatattatgaaaaaataaaaattcgaGTTCTCAATATTAATGTAGAAGTATAGTAAGGGTTTCTGAAccgaaaaaaaatcatttcttctttaagGCAATGCTCTAGGGTTTGGTAAACCATTGCGTTGTCCACCGTCAACCTTGCACTCACTTTAGGGTTTGAGGTCAGCAATTTTCGAGTCAGAAAGCAACTTGAGGATCATAAAGCAACCGCATATCTAAACAAGGAGAAAGAAATACATTAAAGCAAGCAAGAGGGGAGCCAAAAATTGAATAGACTAAATCAGAGGGTCAGGTGTCTATACCTGACTTCAAATGGGTTCAGGTGCATTTCACATAGAGGCTTAACATTCAATTGGTTTATTAAACCACCTTAGCTTAGGCTTTTACGCACTTCAAATCTGTGAAACATCCTCCATGCATGTCAtgttgctggaaatcaacatcAGGAACATAACCTTCCTCTCTCATTTTCACCTCTAATGTTCCTAGCAATCCAAAGATCTGATCAGAATCTTGGTGACGTCTATCTCCAGCTACAAAACTATGGATGTCACCCCTGGCCTCAACAACACTCTGCCCGGACATCTTCTTTAACCCCTTCTCCCTTATCAAAGTTCTAAGATCCGCCACATGCTCCCATTTATTGTCCATGGCATATATATTTGAGAGCAGTATGTAATATCCTGCATGATTAGGATCTAATAGAAAAAGACTCTTCGCTGCAAGCTCTCCAAGCTTGGTATCGTTATGAATCCAGCATGCACCAAGCAAGGCTCCCCAAACATGGGGCGCAGATGGGTTTGGCATACGCTCAACAATTTCCATGGCCTTGTCCAGCTCTCCTGTGCGGCCAAGAAGATCAACTATTATTCCGTAGTGCTCAGGTCCAGGTTTCAGTTGGTATTCACGCACCATCATATTGAATATCTCAATACCTTCTTCAACCAAACCTGAATGACTACAAGCAGATAAAACAGAGAGAAATGTTACATCACTGGGCTTAACAGCTGAGTGCTTAACCATCTTATCAAAAACTTTTAAAGCTTCTGCTCCTTGTCCATGAACTCCATAACCTGCAATCATTGCGCTCCAAATAACAACATCCTTGTCCTTTATCCCTTCGAATAATCGATTAGCAATGTCTATGCTACCACATTTTGAGTATAACTCTATGAGTGAAGCTCCAACAAAGATGTTATTCTTGAAGGCCCGTTTAATCACATAAGCATGGAGGCAAAGAGCTTGTTGAAGAATCCCTAATCCTGAACAAGCTGTAAGAAGCTTAACCATAGCAACAGCATCAGGTTGAGTTTCATCTGACAACATGTTGCGAAAGACCCCCATTGACTTGTATGCCATTCCGTTTTGAGCATACCCGCTTAACAATGCAGCCCAAGAAACCACATCTTTCTTGGGCATTCTTTCGAAAAGGTCGAAAGCTTCTTGAGGTGCTAAGCACTTCATGTACATATCAATCAGAGCTGTAGCTACTGTGATATCTAACTCGAAACATTTCCTAGTAGCAAGTTCATGGATCTTCTTACCCTCTTCTAAATTACCTGCCACTGCACATGCTTGTAATGCATTAACCACAGTTACTGAATTAGGTTCAATTCCCCTATTGATCATTTCATTGAAAAGATTTAATGCTTCTAGTATAGCCCCATTGTGAGTGTAACAGGCAATCATGGAGCTCCAAGAAATAACATCTTTTTCTGGCATTTTCCCGAACAAGCTAGCTGCAGTCTTGACAGAACCTGTCTTTGCGTAGAGATTCAGCAATGAATTAACTAAAGATAGATCAGAGTTGAATCCGTTCCTAATAGCAACACCATGTACACAACTTCCAAGTCTAAAATTTGATAACTGAGCACAAGCAGAAACAGCACTAACAAGGGTCACTCGGTCAGGATCAACGCGCCCCACCATCACCattcgggaaaaaaattcCAATGCTTCTTCAGGATTGCCATTCTGCTCATATCCAGTAACCATAGAAGTCCACAAAAACACATCCGGTTGAGAAAATTCGTTGAACACTTTTAAAGCGTCACCCATTTGTCCACATTTAGAATACAATTCAATCAATGCAGAACCCACAAACATGTCCAATGCAACTTTCTCATGTTTCTTTACAAACCCGTGTACTATTTTGCCATATGCAAGTGCCCTTAACCCAGTACAGGCCTTCAGAGCAATGGGTATTGTGAAATTATCAGGCTTTTCATCGTTGGCTCTTGAATCAGAGATCATATTATGGAAGAGATATAAGGTCTCTTCCCATTGATTCTCTCTACAATGGCTTCTGAGCGTGGCGTTCCAGAGATAGACGGTTCTGTTTGGTGTTTCGTCGAACACCTTGCGGGCATGACCAAGTGACTCGTATTTAGCATACAAAGCGTTGAGTTTTGTGGCAAAGAAGCTGTCATGGGCGAGGCCAGCTTTAAGGGTCAGAGAGTGCAATTGTGCCACTGATTTCCCGCTGTTACATGCTTCAAACAGATTAACAAGCACTTCCCTCCCTTTCatacagaaaagaaaatatacttGCAGACCCACAAAAACTCACAATATGAAACGTACCTGCAGTTGACGTCTGGGCTCTGCCTAAGCAATTTGCAGGCGTTGGCTGATGATGGGTCTTAAGACCCAGATCGATTTTCGCTGGTAGTCCAAGTTGTTCAGCCCATAATTCTCAGTGGGTCTATGTCGAACCCAATgaaagtcttttttttaatcttttaaatggtgaagaaaatttaaagaatGTTACAGTGAGTCGCTCATGCTTGCGAAAGACGGTTTTAATTGTTGATGCATATATAGTTTATCAGCATGACATATGCAATTGACCTTCGCACTATGCAACAATCTTTGAGACCATAGAAACACAGACGTCTCAATTTTGTTCAGTCGCAAATGGCACCTTCAACTTCAATAATTGAAGTTGGGGATTGTATTCATTTtagataaatacataaaataaattatggtTGATTTGATCCATTAGTGACGACACACCTAAGAAttcttggaatttttttatttttttaagtataAGTGATTAAAGGGGCTAAAGAACTCAACAAACTGAGATATACCTAACTGGCGAatcttttgcattttcaaacTGAAACAGTTGGATCAAATTTTCTTCTAACCCTTTCAAAGCACATATTAGCTTAGTGCTTCAAGACACAAAGAAGATCTCAATTCTTAGCCAGTCATTCTGTGGTCAAGCTCATTGGACTTGGGCTCTCATTCTCTAGCCACCGCCCATTTTCTTATCAACAAATAGCTAGCTAGTAAAAGTAGTATTAGGCTGGAGTCTATTTAGCTATACCTGTTTTGTAGTCTATTTGGTCCCAGCAATCGTCTCCAACATTGGTTGGTCATTTTCAATTCCATGCAAAGGTTGCATACCCAAAGTTTAAAAGGTATGCCAAAAGCTCacgttatttattttctttccttttttttgtccTTGCCTACTCGAGCATGCGTCAACCCAAACCGACCTATGAAATACCCTATTAAATCACACCTGTACATATTTGTTTTGTCACAGCTTAATAATATAATGCTCCACCTGGCAGTGCCACGCGTTAAAATAATACACAAAACAAGTAAGAAAATATCAGAACCCCAAAAGTGATTTGCCTTCCTAATAAGTGGTTTGGTCCTAATAATGCTCCTCTTCCTAACTttggcaaccaaaaaaactaatgcatatagtttttcaacaaaaacaaaaactttacGGTACGTGGCAGAATAGAGAGTGAAGGTGCACGCGAAGAATCTGTAGTGCGAAACACACGAGTACTGCGAAAAAACTGAAAGAGATGGAAGGAAGGACCAGACACCAAA
It encodes:
- the LOC18782858 gene encoding uncharacterized protein LOC18782858; this encodes MSSNHPIITQNLLPPTKTNKHRRRRKRKNNHSNPDADPDPHSEPPPPPPPPEPEPEFQSPSSSSSPLPIDDPHVRIAMYVAMAHAGLAFSLALLYGVTKLLQGYWRPIHWAILCSMPLRELHTALVSFWSHSLNLGLFETLIALPIAALRATTASLFDSHTAIQCCLLRRRNKPRRRKRQFRFSKLIQWLISFALFVVVYESIGLVSVPAFALACFVAYALGCRSILIDPGVATTLSAISSVRRLKSKNNNDKSNNSSGSANLGGKFSRYITCLMLNRLKTTVAIGLIMVMIVGSVFGFVFFSYKIAMEGKGAVISLKAHLEEMNYNYAERVGFKRWMNENQIPELIDNYATKFYETVSQNIDSLAAHYNVTEVVDSVRHYLSTNHDHNPMSQSNKSEAVDVSSISRNGDYLNHQHEQMISNSNVHVQPNLSDKLHSIQSRVKNREWGVIYKDIDRVFREFKALIALIAREDLAEKTKSFLLQGLDVSRRVLASGTMVLAGGANLLFFMAVSLVSGAAGLFNFFFELTVFFWLLYYLITTDSGGVMDHVLGMLPLSKYTRVRCAQVLDHAVSSVLLAAAKVTFFQGCLTYLLFRFYRIHFLYMSTSLALMSAVLQITPAWLLSIPAALQLAMEARYIDAILLTVIHQILLEYGTTAIQDEIPGQNAYLTGLSILGGIALFPSMLEGAIMGPLLMTVMIAFKNLYVEFVLASGTREETSARSYN
- the LOC18783437 gene encoding putative pentatricopeptide repeat-containing protein At3g01580; the encoded protein is MKGREVLVNLFEACNSGKSVAQLHSLTLKAGLAHDSFFATKLNALYAKYESLGHARKVFDETPNRTVYLWNATLRSHCRENQWEETLYLFHNMISDSRANDEKPDNFTIPIALKACTGLRALAYGKIVHGFVKKHEKVALDMFVGSALIELYSKCGQMGDALKVFNEFSQPDVFLWTSMVTGYEQNGNPEEALEFFSRMVMVGRVDPDRVTLVSAVSACAQLSNFRLGSCVHGVAIRNGFNSDLSLVNSLLNLYAKTGSVKTAASLFGKMPEKDVISWSSMIACYTHNGAILEALNLFNEMINRGIEPNSVTVVNALQACAVAGNLEEGKKIHELATRKCFELDITVATALIDMYMKCLAPQEAFDLFERMPKKDVVSWAALLSGYAQNGMAYKSMGVFRNMLSDETQPDAVAMVKLLTACSGLGILQQALCLHAYVIKRAFKNNIFVGASLIELYSKCGSIDIANRLFEGIKDKDVVIWSAMIAGYGVHGQGAEALKVFDKMVKHSAVKPSDVTFLSVLSACSHSGLVEEGIEIFNMMVREYQLKPGPEHYGIIVDLLGRTGELDKAMEIVERMPNPSAPHVWGALLGACWIHNDTKLGELAAKSLFLLDPNHAGYYILLSNIYAMDNKWEHVADLRTLIREKGLKKMSGQSVVEARGDIHSFVAGDRRHQDSDQIFGLLGTLEVKMREEGYVPDVDFQQHDMHGGCFTDLKCVKA